Genomic window (Pradoshia sp. D12):
CGTTTCAAACAAACGGGTTCCATTGGCGGAAAGGGCCAATAGTGTTACCGTCAACCCCACTCCAACTGAAATCAACATATTGGTGAATTTGAAACGAACTTTACTTACTTCTTTTCGAAACTCTGGCAAATGATAGAAGCACAGCAGGAATAAAGCGACTGTCACTGTTTCCACAACCAATTGCGTCAGCGCCAGATCCGGTGCCTGAAAAATAACGAAAAGAATAGACACTAGATATCCAAGGGCACCAACAGCAATAATCGATGTCAGTCGATACTGGGAAAACAGTGCGATTAAAGCGGTCACCACCATACCAATGACCATCACAGCTTCATAAATGCTCACCGGTGAATCCTTAGACATATCGAAAGCAAAACCGTTGAACAGCCACAGAGAACCACCAACAATGAAAATAAAAAACGCAAAAATATAAACTAGATAATCACGTGTATATCCAGTCATGTACTTCTTCGTTGCATAAGCAGATATCGATTCCATAAGCAGCAAAGACTCATTGTATATATTGTTAAACGTCAGGCTTTGCGGATACCAGCTGAATACCCTGATCCACTTAGGCAGCAGCTTGTATAGCAATAGGCCAACTAATACGACACCGATTGTCATCAATAATTCTGTATTAAAACCATGCCAAGCACTAATCTCCTTACCCAACCCTCCTGCTGCCTCATAATCCGGCAAGATTGATATAAGGGCAGGATCTAAAATGTATTTTGCCAAAATGTTGGGGAAGAAGAATATCAGGACTACAAACATCGCCAATATAGCAGGCGGAATCAGCATACCGACGGGCGGTTCATGAGCAGCCTTTGACAGCATCTCAGGTTTATGTTCTCCAGTGAACGTCTTAAAGACCATAATCATACAGTAGACGAACGTTAGGATACTTGCTATCCAAGCAACAACAGGGAATATCATGCCGAACTTTTCCATCCCGAAAATATCCATCCCTGAAGCATTCACCACGCCGGTAAAAAACATTTCTTTACTCAAAAAGCCATTGAATGGCGGTAATCCTGCCATAGAGAAACTTCCAATCATAGTGATCGTGAAAGAAATCGGCATGAGGCTCATTAACCCACCCAGCCTTTGCAGATTCCGGGTTCCTGTCTCATGGTCAATGATTCCGACAACCATGAACAGACTTCCCTTAAAGGTTGAATGGTTAACCAAATGGAATACAGCCGCCATAATAGCGATTGCATATACTTTCGATTCATCGCCATAGCCAAAATAAATGGCAGCAGACCCCAATCCTAGTAGACTCATGATCAAACCGAGCTGACTAATTGTCGAATAAGCGAGCAAGGCCTTTAGATCTTTCTGACGAACTGCATTCCAGGATCCGTATAATAAAGTTACAATTCCGACCAAGGATACCGTCCAGAACCAAACTGCATCACCGCCAAACAAAGGGGTTAACCTAGCCACCAAATAGATGCCGGCTTTGACCATTGTAGCCGAATGGAGGTAAGCACTGATTGGTGTCGGTGCCTCCATCGCATCAGGTAGCCAAAGACTAAACGGAAACTGAGCTGATTTAGTGAAAGCTCCCAGTAAAATTAAAATCATCGCAGGTAAAAAGAGGACATTCTCCGGCAATAATTTAGCTTGGAAGATCATTTCACGGATGCTATATGTATCGGTAATGATGGAAAGGAGCAACAACCCGGCCAACATAGATAATCCACCGAAAATGGTGATTAGCATCGACTTCCGTGCTCCTTCTCTCGATTTTTTCCGTTGGTACCAATAAGCAATCAACAAGAAAGATGAAATACTGGTCAGTTCCCAGAACACGTAAAGGACGACAACATTATCCGAGAAAACGACTCCAAGCATGGCCCCCATAAACAACATCAGATATACATAAAAGTTATGCAGCTCCTCCCGAGCCCTGGACATATAGAAAATCGAGTACAAAATGACAAGCGATCCGACACCTGTGATTAACATACCGAATAAGAGGGACAATCCGTCGACATAAGCTGTGAAATTAATCCCGAATGATGGCAGCCATTTAAATTCACTGGTCAATGTATTCCCAGTCGTTGTAATTGGGATATACTGTAATAAGGAGATAAAGATGATGACCGGCAAAAAAAGAACAAACCAGCCTATATGTAATTTTTTATTGAACATACTATAGAGGAAAGGTATCAGAACCGCAAAGAAAAACGGTAATAAAATCATTAAATTAATCATGTCCTCGCGCTCCCTTCATCATAGAATACTGTACGCACACACAAAAGTGACGATATATCCAACGGACCCTTTTTATATTAGAAATATTTACTCTATTTTGTGTAATAATAATTGACTGAAAATCTGGCATGGGCTATATTCGTAATAGTCCAATGAACTACCATCTATTTAGAGGTGAACTTTTAATGAAAAAATGCAAAAGCCGAATGGACGAAAGCATCCTTGTGTGTGTCTATTACGGCCCCAATGGTGATCGCTTGATCCAGCGTGGCAGTAAAATCGCCAACATGTTGGATTGTCCCCTATATATCTTGACAGTGGACCCAAGTCCTTTTGATGAACTAGACGCTGAGAAATCCGAAAGTATTGAGAGATGGCGTCAGCTCGCCGAGGAATTGGAAGCAGAGGAATTCATTTTGAAAGATAATGAGAAACGACCGTTTGCAAAAGTAATAGCGGATGTCGCACGTGAAAAACAAATTTCACAGATCATCCTTGGTCAAACAGCACAAAGCCGTTGGGAACAGATTGCTAAAGGTTCGATTATAAATACTTTGTTGCGAGATATTCCATTTGTTGACATTCATATAATATCCGTCGCCCGGGCATTGAGAGATGATCCAGACGGCCTTTACGAAAAAGGCGTACGTGCCTATCTCGAAAAAGAAGACAATCATTATCGGCTGAGCTTTGAACATACAAAGAAAAGTGAATTTGAGGGTATCTTCTTTAAAGAAATCGGTACTGATTTCAATACTGGTATCTTTAAATTTATGAAAAACCAAAAAACACTGCAAGTAACCGTGACTGATAACTATGTCAAAGAAACTTTATGATGTGACACCTCCACAAAAAAATGTGGGGGTTTTTTCTTTTCTAAGGAAACTGGAGTCTGTTATACCTATAGATTCACATCAACTTTGACAGGAAGTTTTTCATTTTTGTCGATTCCCAAATACCGTAATGTTTCACCAGGACTATGATGATGATAAATGTTCATCAGGATTGAAATAGCAATCCCTTTTCGATAGGCATGATAACCGAATGTCTTCCGTAACGTATGGGTTCCGATTTTTCCCGGTATCCCCACTTCCTTAGCCGCACAATTAATAATCCTGTATGCCTGTTGCCTTGAGATAGGCTGCTGATTTTTTTTGGATTTGAATAAATAATCATCCGTAGAGAAATCAAAGGTTTCTAAATAATGTTTCGCAGCTTCTCTCACATTTTGATTGAGGTAAAAAGCCCTCTCTTCCGAAGTCTTTGCATCTTTTATATAAAGGAACTCCTTGAACTTCCCGCCTTCCCAGATATCACCCACCCGTAAAGAGAGCAGTTCACTGACACGGAGACCAGTATTAATTCCAAAAACAAATAATAGTAGATCACGCAAGGATTGCTTTTTAAGAATCCTTTTTATTGCGGTAATCTTGCGGATATCCTTTATGGGATCAACGTATTCCAAGGAAATACCCCCTAACTATAATGTTACTTAATTATGATATTATCAAAAATTAAGTAACATTACAAATATAGTGACTTGTTTGATTTTTTAATCTAAAACGCTTTATAAAGAGGCTTTATTAAAGTAAGGCAGCTCCATTTACTCCCTTTTCGCGGTTCTGGCAGTGGCCTGCAGGAGCACTCCCTGGATTTCATTAGCAATGTTATGTAGTAATATCCATCTTTTAGAATACAGGCTAACGAGGAAGTATTTAATTGCTACTTAGGAATAAAAAGAGTAAAAAAAGCGCCCCAAAATTGGGACGCACTTAAATTGCTTAGTTTTGATATTCCTTTATTAATTCATCCAGCGATAGGTAAGATGTATTGCTGTATAGGAGATCCGCTTTAGCCAGTTGTTCTTTAGAGCCTATTCCGACCGCAAACATGCCAGCACTCTTAATGGCTTCAACTCCTGCTTCTGCGTCCTCAATCCCAATGCATTCATCAGCAGGGACACCAAGCTTTTCAGCGGCTTTTAAGAAAATTTCCGGATCCGGTTTACCCCTCTTAATTGTACGCGCATCAACCATATAATCAAACTGGTCACTGAGCTGTAAGGAGTTCATCACAGCCGGCGCGTTTTTGCTAACAGAAGCAAGACCCAGCTTATAGCCGGCAGCTTTTATATCAAGCAATAGCTGTTTAATGCCAGGTAAACTATCATTTGGTGTAATTTGCTTGATTAGCTCCATATAATGCTCATTTTTCTGCGCAGCCAGTTTTTCTTTTTCTTCAACCGTATAGGAAGATTGCTTATTCCCAATTTCCAGAATGATTTCAAGGGATTCCATTCGAGAAATTCCCTTTAATCTTTCATTATCCGCTCTGGTAAACTCAATTCCCAATTCACTGGCAAGCTGTTTCCAGGCAAGATAATGATATTCTGCTGTATCCGTAATAACACCATCCAAATCAAAGATAAACGCTTTTAATTCCTTACTCACGCGACCGTGTCCTCCTTCATTAGCGGTATTTTTACAACACCATCAGCAGGCAACTCAAATTCACTGTCGTAAACCTTGAGTTTCATTACCGGGCCAGTTTGTGAAATACTCACTTCGTTTTTATTCACTTCAATAGTTAAATGATGATCTCTATAATTGATATTAAAGCTATAACGGTCCCATGCTGCCGGAATAAATGGTGCAAACGACAGCTCCTCATTAAATGTTTTCATGCCAGCAAAACCTTGTACAATCCCTAACCAGGAGCCTGTCATACTTGTAATATGAAGGCCATCCTCCGTGTCATTGTTATAGTTATCCAGATCCAGCCTTGCTGTTCTGGTATACATCTCATATGCTTTATCTTCCAGTCCAAGTTCAGCAGCAAGTATCGCATGAATGCATGGAGACAGAGAGGATTCATGTACGGTCATTGGCTCATAGAATTCAAAGTTTCGGCGTTTTTCCTCACGTGTATATTCATTATTCAGGAAATAAATCCCTTGCAGGACATCCGCCTGCTTGATAAAGCAGCTGCGCAGAATTTTATCCCAGGACCATTTTTGATTTAGCGGGCGGTCTTCTGGCTTTAATTGCGAAGCAGGCATTAAATCCTTATCCATAAATGTATCATGCTGAATAAACACTTGATTCTCCTCATCAAATGGATAGTACATTTTATCAATGATATCCTGCCATTTATTTAATTCATCGTCTGTCATATATAAATCTGAAAATCTCGCTTCATGCCCGTTCTCTTTTAAATATCCAATAACTTCAAGGGTGTAACGTAAAGTCCAGGCTGCCATTGTATTCGTATACCAGTTATTATTGACGTTATTTTCGTATTCATTTGGACCGGTTACTCCATGAATCATATATTGATCTTTCATTTTATTATAATGGACGCGGTCTGCCCAAAAGCGCGAAATCCCGACCAGCACATCTATGCCATATTCGTTAAGGTAACTCTTATCTCCTGTATAATTCACATAATTATAAATAGCATAGGCAATAGCTGCATTACGGTGGATTTCTTCAAAGGTAATTTCCCACTCATTATGGCACTCCACTCCTGTGAAAGTGACCATTGGATATAATGCTCCTTTTAATCCTTGTCTCTCAGCATTGAGATAGGCTCCTTCGAGCTGGTTATGACGATAGATTAAGAGATTGCGAGCCACTTCAGGCTGAGCTGCTGCCAAATATAATGGAATCGCATATGCTTCAGTATCCCAATACGTTGCACCACCATATTTCTCGCCTGTGAATCCCTTAGGTCCGATGTTTAATCGGGCATCTTCTCCATAATAGGTTGAAAACAGCTGAAATAAATTAAAACGGATTCCCTGTTGTGCTTCAATATCTCCATCAATTTGGACGTCTGCTAACTCCCAGCGCTCTGCCCATCGATCGCAATGTGCCTTTAAGCAAGCTTCATAGCCTTGTTGCATAGCTGTATTAACAATTTCCAGACCCTTTTCACTTAAAAATTCTGAAGCATGATCACGGTCTGTTGTAATGCCCACATATTTAGTTAACGTAACAGTCTTACCTTCTTCAGTTGGAATTTCAATTTTATTATCTACATATTCTTCGTGTTGGAACGGTTTGATATCGGCCGTGTTGCCATTGATTTCAAGACCCATCGTCGCAGAGACTGTAAATCTGTCTGTTCCGAAAGGGTTTTCATTTGTTTGCATAACCAAATTACCCATGAGCTCAGATGAGCTGGAGGAAATATAATTCCAGAAGTCTTCTTCATAGTTGGAATCTTCATTGCGAACTTCACCATCTAAATAAGGAATAAAGGTAATCACACTATCATGGTTAATTGGTGTAACCGCATACTTGATCACCGCTAGTTGCTTCTCTGCAATTGATAAATAGCGTACTACCTCAACAGCTGTTTCTTTACCAGCTTGTGAGACCGTAAAGCTTCTCGTAAGAACACCATTTTTCATATCGAGTTCACGGCGGTAATTACTCATTTCCACTTTATTAAGGTCAATTTCCTCCTCACCAATAAAAACACGAATTCCGATAAAATTAATGGTATTGATCACTTTACCAAAGTAATCGGGATAACCGTTTTTCCACCATCCAACCCTGGTTTTATCCGGAAACCAAACGCCTGCCACATATGTCCCTCTATGACTATCACCTGTATAGGTTTCTTCAAAATTACCTCTTAACCCCATATGCCCGTTTCCAAGACTTGTCATACTTTCAGCAAGTCTAAAATCCTCTTTATGTAACTCTTCTTCAATAATTTTCCACGGATCTATTGAGAACAGTCTTTTCATATAATACCCCTTTCCATCTTCCCTCAATTATTTATTTAATAGAATATATATAGGCTTCTACTGTTTGTGCAATCGGTTGCATAAAAGTACATTCTCATTATAACCGATTCATTAACTTATGAAAGCATAAAATTAAAAATTCTAAAATTTATCTAAAATTTATTACATCTACGTGAATTTGAATAGTAGGATAAAAAGCCTTTTTTAATGCCCTACTATCCTTTCTTCTATAATTACTCAAAAATAAAAATACCTCTAAAGAATTCTATTCCTTAGAGGTTATTCATGCTTTATTATTCGTTAGATTCAGTCCCAGGACTGTTTTCATGCGGCGGCTTACCAGGGTGGGTACCTCCAAAAGGATGTGGAGGAATATATCCGTTTGCCTGTATTCTTTCAAATCTTTTATCCATATGATTCTTTAACATATCAGCATTCTGCTTAGACATCACACCGAATTCAACATACTTTTCAACAATAGCCTTTTCCTTTTCCATCACTTCTTTATGCATCGCAGCAAGCTCTGCTTTCTGTTGTTCCGTTAAAGTTGGCCTTGTTTGCTTTGTTTGATTATCGCCATTTTCTGCCGCATGTACGACGGTATTGGATATACCAATTGAGGTAAAGCTCAAAACACATGCCATTATCAACAAGAGAGACATTTTTTTCATTAGTATTTTCACTCCTTCTTTATTTTCTGCCCCTAGTTTTTACCAACTTTAATTATTTATGCATGCTGTTTTCCTATAATAAAAAAGGCTGAACTCTAATTAGAGCCAGCCCATTTCATTCTTTATTTTTTATACCTTTTAGGATTCGGTTTCTTCTTTATAGACTTTGAATTTTGATTATATACAGGTCTCTGATCTACAATTTTACCTTTAAACAGTTCCTTTTTCTGAACTTCAATATGCAGTTCCCGAGCGTATTTCTTTAATTCACGTTCTTCACGAGCCGTTACAATTGAAATAACCGTTCCACTTTCTCCCTGGCGTCCAGTCCTACCTGAACGATGCACATATTGAGCAATCGTTTCAGGGAAATCCACATGGATTACAAATGGCAGCCCTTTAATGTCCAAGCCCCTTGCTGCCACATCTGTAGCAAGTAATATAGTTGACTCCTGCCTACGAAACTCACGTATAGCCGCTTCTCTTTCTATTTTCTTGGAATCGCCATGAATAACTCCTAAATCTACTCCCTTGAAACGAAGCTTTGAAGCCATCACATCCAAATTTCCGATGTCCTTTCCAAAAACCAATGCACGCATTTCAGGCATTTTAACTAATTTTTCAAGAATATTTATTTTATCACGCGCCTCAGTGACAAAATAAATATGATCCACCTTTGATTGAACGGTATCTTCCTTTTTAACCCGTACTTTAACAGGGTCATTCATCCATTGCTCGGCTTCTTCCTCTAACCCAGCCGGCAAAGTAGCTGAAAACAAAACTATCTGACGGTCTCTCATAGTACTTTTAATAATTGTCCCAATAGTTGGCAAATGCTCAGGGATCATTAGTTGGTCCCCTTCATCCAGCACAATTGTTTTCACTTCATGCATCTTTAGCTTTTTCTGCTTAATCAGTTCTTCTAGTCTGCCTGGTGTTCCGATGACAACATGCGGATGCTTTTTCAGCTTTTCCAATTGACGCTTCGGATTAGCACCGCCGATAAACGAAGCAGCCGTAATACCTGTTTCTTTTGACCATGCTTGTACAACTTCAAAAATTTGCATAACAAGCTCTCTTGAAGGGGCAAGAATAACAGCCTGTACTTTTTGTTCGTCTGCTTTTATTTTATTTAAGATTGGCAGGACATAAGCAAGTGTCTTTCCTGTTCCTGTCGGCGATTCTGCCAAAACATCTTTTCCTTCATATATAGGACCAAAGGTCTCCTTCTGAACTGTAGTTGCTTCTTTGAATCCGGATAATTCCCATTGTTTTTTTAATCCATTTATTAACTCATTGACGATTGAATCATTTGTATTCATTAATTTCTCCTAACTAAACACATACTTGTATGATTCTTATTATACATATGCCAAACGATGATTATCAATAAAGGAGAGGTTCCTCCCATAATAAAGAGGTCTCTCCGTGTAAAGCCATTTTTTATTTAATGGAATATATACCTACACACCAGGCTCCACTGGTGCCGGTGGTGTAGTCATTACCGTGCCTGCAAGGTGTCTATTTTGGCCGGTAGCCCGATTGTTTAGGAATTGTCAACTTTATTCCAACTGCCGTTAAAGATGTTGCCACATAAACAATAAGTAAAATGAATTATTATAGTCCGGATGACTTGTTCCGGGCTATATTTTTAAGCATTATGATGTATTGGCAGGAGGAAATACAGTTATACTACATATAAACAATAAAATTACTATATTAGAAGAACGCACAAATAGTGAAATGTAATTATTTTTAGGCTTCTTGCGACATGTGATTATTTCCATTAGAATGAAACTACTAGTTTATGCGAAAGAGGTTGAAGATGGTGGAGCACAATACGTCAAATTTTATTCGTAACATCGTTATTGATGATATAAAATCAGGTAAAACAGATCAAATTATTACTCGTTTCCCTCCTGAACCAAATGGTTATTTGCATATTGGACATGCAAAATCTATCGTTTTAAATTTTGAACTTGCTGATGAATTTAAAGGAAAAACAAATCTACGTTTTGATGATACAAATCCGTTGAAAGAAGATACGGAGTATGTAGAATCTATTAAAGAAGATGTCAAATGGCTTGGATTTGATTGGGACAACCTCTTCTTTGCCTCTGATTACTTTGAAGAAATGTATAATCGCGCAATTCTTTTAATTGAAAAGGGATTGGCCTATGTGGACGATTTAAGCGCAGACGAAATCCGCGAATATCGTGGTTCTTTAACTGAACCAGGTAAAGAGAGTCCCTACCGTAACCGCTCTGTAGAAGAAAATTTAGAGCTATTTAAGCGTATGCGTAATGGAGAATTCGGCAATGGAGAAAAGGTACTTCGTGCCAAAATTGATATGAGTTCACCAAACATTAATTTGCGCGACCCGGTTATTTACCGAATCGCTCATGCAACTCACCATAATACTGGTGATAAATGGTGTATCTATCCTATGTATGCTTTCGCCCATCCAATTGAGGATGCTATTGAGGGCGTCACTCACTCCATTTGTACGTTGGAGTTTGAAGACCAGCGTCCGCTTTACGACTGGGTTATTAAAGAATGTGAGATGGAAAGCACACCAAGACAGTATGAGTTTGGCCGTTTAAATTTAACAAATACCGTTATGAGTAAACGTAAGCTAAAACAATTGGTTGAGGAAGGCCTTGTAGATGGCTGGGACGACCCAAGAATGCCTACTATTTCCGGTCTGCGAAGAAGAGGCTATACTCCAGAAGCAATTCGTAATTTCTGCCGAGAAATTGGTGTCGCTAAAACAAGCGGAATTGTGGATGAGAAAATGCTCGAGCACTTCGTAAGAGAAGATTTGAAATTGAAAGCACCAAGAACGATGGGAGTCTTAAAACCATTAAAAGTGGTTATCACCAACTATCCGGAAGGACAAGTTGAAATGCTTGATGCAGAAATCAATCCAGAAAATCCTGAGATGGGAACTCGCCAAATTCCATTCTCAAGAGAAATCTATATTGAGCAAGAGGACTTCATGGAGAATCCTCCAAAAAAATATTTCCGACTATTCCCTGGAAATGAAGTGCGTCTGAAGCATGCTTACTTCATCAAATGTGAAGAAGTTATTAAAGATGAGGAAGGCAATGTGATAGAGCTTCGTTGTACCTATGACCCTGAAACAAAGAGTGGATCTGGTTTCACTGGACGTAAAGTAAAGGGAACTATTCACTGGGTTGAAGCTACACAAGCTGTTCCAGCTGAATTCCGCTTATATGAGCCGCTTATTCTTGACGAAGAAGCAGAGGAAGACGGAAGCTTTCTTGATCATGTAAACCCGAACTCTTTAATTATAGAAAACGGCTTTGTTGAACCAAATATGAAGGATGTTCAACCAAATGAGAAATTCCAATTCTTCCGTCATGGATACTTTAATGTTGATCCTAAGGATACAACAGCTGAACATTTAATCTTCAACTTAATTGTATCTCTTAAGAGTTCCTTTAAAATTTAAATCTTTAAACACTGAAGGACCGTGGTAATACACGGTCCTTTGTCATGATTTGAAATGGAAATCGGTTTTTATTCATAATTACTTGATTTTAAATACTCCCTCGGTGACAGCCCAAACTCCTTTTTAAAGGCCCTTACAAAGGTTGAATAATCATTAAAACCTGCACTTTGGGAAATATGTGTCATCGATTCTCCCTTCGAGAGCATCGATTTTGCTAGATATAATCTCTTCTGCAGGATATACTGATGCAGTGTGTACCCTGTATATGACTTGAATTTTCTCATTAAATGATACTTACTCAAAAAACATTTTGATGCTAATACCTGTATAGAAAGATCCTCATTTAAATGTTGATTAATATACGATAAGACTTCTGTTATATTTTTATCAAAAAGGATATCCTGTGAATGCGCTACTGCTTCATCATGGATAAAAATACGATTAATAATAATCAGCAATTGCATTAACAGTGCCGATTTTAAAATATCATCTCCAAAAGCAGCTTCCCGTTCAGTCTCTATTAATTCCTGAACGATGCTTTTGATTTTTTCAAGTGGCTTATCTGTAATCCGTATTAGATTAATTTCACGACGGGCAGCCAAATCAAAACACATCAATAAATTGCTATTTTCTCTGCTATGTTTGGAAACCATAGCTGGGTCGAACCAAATGATAAAACGCTCATATTCTTCCGTTGGATCAATAATAGGCTTATGGATTTGTCCATGCCCTATGATGAGCAAATCCCACGGCTTCAGTTTATAAGCCTTTCCTTCTATCATATAAGTGACGTTTCCTTTAATAAAGATGATGATTTTATTAAAATCATGATAATGATATTCGAATTCATTCACTATTTGGTCTTTAATGTGAAAGACTTTTATTTCCTGATTTAGGATTCCCCTTCTCTCTGATTGCCATCTATTGAATTCATGCATGATATTCCTCCTGTTTAAGAGCACTTTTTACCATGTTTTAAGCAATATTTTCATAGAATGTGGTAAAATAGTCAAGTATGCTTATAGTACTAATTATTGAGAGGCAGTGAAAATAGTGAAACAAATCTTTTTAAATTATAAAGGTTCCATCATCTTACTGCTGGCAATCGCGATTGGTGGGGTAGCCGGTTATCTGATCGGTCCCGATATAGCAGTTATTAAGCCATTCGGGGATTTATTTCTGAACTTATTATTCATGATTATCGTTCCGCTTGTATTTTTCAGTATCACTTCCGCTATTGCAAATATGAGTGAAATGAAGCGTCTCGGAAAAATCATGGGCAGTATTGTCATCGTGTTCTTCACAACCGCTCTTATTGCGGCGGTACTCGGCTTTATCGGTACAACTTTTATGAATCCAATTGGGGATTCCGATGTATCATCCATTAAAGAATTAATGTCAAACACTGAAGTGGTTGAAACAGAAGAAATTTCTTTCCTGGGCCAGTTAGTTAACACTTTTACAGTAAGTGATTTCTCAGAGCTCTTATCCAAAAATCATATATTACAATTAATCGTATTTTCCGTATTAGTTGGATTGGCTACAGCTATGGCTGGGGAAAAAGGTCGGCCTGTTGCACAATTGATGAGCTCAGCAACTGAAGTATTAATGAAGGTTGTCAAAATTATCATGTACTATGCCCCTATCGGATTAGGCTGTTATTTTGCCACAATTATTGGAGAGCTTGGGCCGCAAATTCTTGAAGGATATGCCCGTTCATTTGCTCTGTATATGATTTTAAGTATCATCTACTTCTTTGGTTTCTTTACTTTATATGCTTATATAGCAGCAGGCAAAAATGGTATCAATGTATTTTGGAAGAATGCCCTTCCTCCATCCGTAACTGCTATAGCAACATGCTCAAGTGCTGCTTGTATACCTATCAACCTGGAAGCTACTAAAAGAATCGGAGTTCCAGACGATATTGCTGAGACTGTCATCCCTCTTGGTGCCAATACACATAAAGATGGATCTGTCTTTGGAGGAGTTTTGAAGATTGTCTTTCTATTCAGCCTCTTCGGCAAAGACATGACAAGTGTATCAAGCATTTTAAGTATTCTTGCTGTTTCCTTCCTTGTCGGAGCTGTCATGGGAGCTATACCTGGCGGCGGTATGATAGGAGAAATGCTCATTCTTTCTGTATTTGGTTTCTCACCAGAGGTGCTGCC
Coding sequences:
- a CDS encoding dicarboxylate/amino acid:cation symporter, with product MVKQIFLNYKGSIILLLAIAIGGVAGYLIGPDIAVIKPFGDLFLNLLFMIIVPLVFFSITSAIANMSEMKRLGKIMGSIVIVFFTTALIAAVLGFIGTTFMNPIGDSDVSSIKELMSNTEVVETEEISFLGQLVNTFTVSDFSELLSKNHILQLIVFSVLVGLATAMAGEKGRPVAQLMSSATEVLMKVVKIIMYYAPIGLGCYFATIIGELGPQILEGYARSFALYMILSIIYFFGFFTLYAYIAAGKNGINVFWKNALPPSVTAIATCSSAACIPINLEATKRIGVPDDIAETVIPLGANTHKDGSVFGGVLKIVFLFSLFGKDMTSVSSILSILAVSFLVGAVMGAIPGGGMIGEMLILSVFGFSPEVLPIIAVISTIIDIPATLLNSTGNTVCAMLVARLVEGKNWLQNSLSKTAKA
- a CDS encoding glutamine--tRNA ligase/YqeY domain fusion protein, giving the protein MVEHNTSNFIRNIVIDDIKSGKTDQIITRFPPEPNGYLHIGHAKSIVLNFELADEFKGKTNLRFDDTNPLKEDTEYVESIKEDVKWLGFDWDNLFFASDYFEEMYNRAILLIEKGLAYVDDLSADEIREYRGSLTEPGKESPYRNRSVEENLELFKRMRNGEFGNGEKVLRAKIDMSSPNINLRDPVIYRIAHATHHNTGDKWCIYPMYAFAHPIEDAIEGVTHSICTLEFEDQRPLYDWVIKECEMESTPRQYEFGRLNLTNTVMSKRKLKQLVEEGLVDGWDDPRMPTISGLRRRGYTPEAIRNFCREIGVAKTSGIVDEKMLEHFVREDLKLKAPRTMGVLKPLKVVITNYPEGQVEMLDAEINPENPEMGTRQIPFSREIYIEQEDFMENPPKKYFRLFPGNEVRLKHAYFIKCEEVIKDEEGNVIELRCTYDPETKSGSGFTGRKVKGTIHWVEATQAVPAEFRLYEPLILDEEAEEDGSFLDHVNPNSLIIENGFVEPNMKDVQPNEKFQFFRHGYFNVDPKDTTAEHLIFNLIVSLKSSFKI
- a CDS encoding AraC family transcriptional regulator; its protein translation is MHEFNRWQSERRGILNQEIKVFHIKDQIVNEFEYHYHDFNKIIIFIKGNVTYMIEGKAYKLKPWDLLIIGHGQIHKPIIDPTEEYERFIIWFDPAMVSKHSRENSNLLMCFDLAARREINLIRITDKPLEKIKSIVQELIETEREAAFGDDILKSALLMQLLIIINRIFIHDEAVAHSQDILFDKNITEVLSYINQHLNEDLSIQVLASKCFLSKYHLMRKFKSYTGYTLHQYILQKRLYLAKSMLSKGESMTHISQSAGFNDYSTFVRAFKKEFGLSPREYLKSSNYE
- a CDS encoding DEAD/DEAH box helicase translates to MNTNDSIVNELINGLKKQWELSGFKEATTVQKETFGPIYEGKDVLAESPTGTGKTLAYVLPILNKIKADEQKVQAVILAPSRELVMQIFEVVQAWSKETGITAASFIGGANPKRQLEKLKKHPHVVIGTPGRLEELIKQKKLKMHEVKTIVLDEGDQLMIPEHLPTIGTIIKSTMRDRQIVLFSATLPAGLEEEAEQWMNDPVKVRVKKEDTVQSKVDHIYFVTEARDKINILEKLVKMPEMRALVFGKDIGNLDVMASKLRFKGVDLGVIHGDSKKIEREAAIREFRRQESTILLATDVAARGLDIKGLPFVIHVDFPETIAQYVHRSGRTGRQGESGTVISIVTAREERELKKYARELHIEVQKKELFKGKIVDQRPVYNQNSKSIKKKPNPKRYKK